The DNA region ATTTTaagataaaagtaaaatgaaattataaaattttaaaacacggAAGGATCGATTGGACAATTTCCCCTTTAAATGAAAACACGCAGATCTCATTCGGGTTTCGAGTCAACATACGGATCCTGGgcttaaacgacgtcgttttgaagcTATTTGGTTTAAAGCAAAAAGGCACCGTTTTAgtaaggctatataagccaaatatCAAGCCTGAAATCATTTTGAAaccttgttttaaaaaaaaaagaaagaaaccctCTGAGAGGGTTGGGGGAGATGTCCTCGGAGTTCTATCGAGACTCCCTCTGAGGCTTGCAAGCGCTCACGCGCCCCCGCCAACGCCGCCACTTACGACGGTCGGAAACTGGAAAGTTTCCTTTTCCAACGTAGATTAAATCGGtaggtttcttttcttttattttttattgtcagTATGTATTtagagaaaaaaagaataaaataatcacCTCTGTACTCTCCAGTCGACTGTTGGTTTCTTTTAGTGTAAAATGTATTCTGTTTTTATTGAATCTCTGTGTAAAAAAATGtgtatacaaattaaaaaaaagagggGTTTTATAACCCCCGGTTACATTTTTGGGAAAGAATCTTTCGATTTCTTTCCTTGTTTGCCTCTTTTCTGTCGTAGCTCTTTCCTTCTTTTGCAAGTATTAACGAGGATCTCACGGCAAGGAGTGGGCTGGCGTTGATCCGTTCGTTGATTACGGCGTGATACTGGGATGAAATCACGGTGTCGACTGGAACGGCGTAAGACGAAGAGGCGTGGTGCTTGCGGCGCGAAGcttctggaaaccctagggtttcctgattCAAATTAAGGATTGGGCCTTACTAGGCTTTATTAATTTGGGTCAGGTTCTAGTACATGGGCCAAGGGTTTTTTAAGTGTAACCAGGTATAGGCTATCGGTTTAGACCAATTGGGTCTCAAGTGTAGTGGGTTTTGGGCTTATCAGGCCTTGAGGCCTGTTTGTTGTAAATGGACTGTAAATGAAcccttcttttctatttttatttatttcatgggCCCGAGCGaatttgggctgttacaccaTCAATTTAGCAAACTAGCAAATATTGCCTATTGACAATCATTCAACCAATTTGGTTAGTACAAAAACACTAATAtgcatggatgagctcatcatgttaaTTTCTTCTTATTTCACCTATTATTCCATTTCAGTTAAATCTTTGAATTTCCGATGGACCTTTCCTTTTCCAGTTGCACACCCGAGGTGCACATTCCCTTTTCAAatggtacacacaaagtgtacatttcctttcaagtgtacacacaaggggtacatttccttttcaagtgtacacatAAAGTGTACAAATTCTTTTTAAGTGTACATACAAAGTGTACGtttccttttcaagtgtacacacaaagtctacaaatccttttcaagtgtacacacaaagtgtacgtTTCCTTTTCAAGTGTCACCCTTTCGGGTGAAATTCCTTTACATTATGAGAGCAAAAGGTTACTCCTTTCAGAATAACCTTTACTGCAATGTATGCAGGACCCCATTTATAACGGTAATCAACTATCCAATCGGAAATCAATATTTGAACAGATTCTTGTACCTTTTCATCAATTACATATATCATGTGTCAACATTTTCATGCTACATATACATGTCCTTTACATATCATAATTCTCACAAgtcaataatcaaatcaatacattttcatacttaattaagttatacgaacttaccttaagaATTGATTGTATCTTCTAATCCGAGACTTTTTTTTTTCCTCGAACTTGTTTCTTTGTTCGATacttctggatctatataaataaatttaatcatcaattccaTAATTTCCACATTCAATTGAGTCCATTTCACTTTCTAGGCAAAAGTACTATTTTGCCTCCAaccttttaattaattctaatttcgtccctaggctcaaaaattgaaattcatgcaatttactccttattccaagtctaatcaaaattagaatttttttttggaaattaaatCTCAATAAAGTTTTACAATGTCGATGCTTCACATCGTGTGTGGTTGACCAAGCCTATGGTCTCTATTTATAGAAAAATCGCAAGAGTCTTGGttgaacaagaagaagaaaaaatataataacattttaaGAGAGAATATACAAAATTCTCTAGTAGGAATATGTATGGGCCTCAACACCCTTTACAGATAGGGTTGTCGCCCATCTTACGTGAGATGGGTCATTAGGTCTATCTGATGTATTTGGTATAAATGTATGTGTTATTTAGAAATTTAATCGACTCATATAATTTAGCcaaccaaataaaaaattttctatttcccaaaatattaataatttaattaatcaattgaaataaattttacaaattcacgcaattaaattattttccaaaCCTAGTTCTAATTCCGTTAAATTCATGACATGTTTACCACACTAGAATCTATGGgtaaatgaatttaattatcTTGTTCAACAAGACTgcgataattaattaatttaatttttacttcaaGCATCAGTTAAGTGAttactattaattaaataataactcgattaaattaatttagtctttaagtCATCTCTCTTTTATAACGAGAAATTCCATTCACTACGGATAGTGATACATTCGATCTTTTTCTGTAATTcatcaattttatttattcatctcATCAATTGAAATGCAAACCATCAGGGTTGTATAGAGCTAGTAGAGAGGCCCACTGGATATATGATTAAAGCTCAAATAGTGTGTAATTAAGTGCCATGACCGATCTCtccttattatatatcattatgaaAACAACTCGccaagtgctcgtccaatgaatTTTTCGTTTGTGCTTTAGCCTCATAGGATATCCTCAATCCCTTTAATTTATATCCGTTCACCCAAAATGATCTGGTcatatctcatggtaaccattacatcttcttccATGAAAAATGTAAAGTCAACGGAAAAAGAAACAaaccaatgcacaaatataaTCATATGTAGAAGTACACAAATAATACAGGAATATGTTGTGCAAAAAATTTGGACgacgaaattttattttttaattagaatctcgaatttaatattttatttttccttaaaagTACTGCGTTGGAAGatggattttataaaaaaattatacttagaTAAAGAAAACTTCAATAATTAATTCTAATTCAATATAGAAACTCAGTAATGGTTTTGTTGTTAgtttaaatgaactaaatttCATCACATTTCGACTCTTTGTATTGATGTGTATATTAAAAGCATTGAATTCATAGCAAAAGTTTATTAATAGCaaagaattaaaatgaaaaataattttttttatataatatgaataaatatattaattacaattGCATTGAATTTGTTGGTATGCTTTAAGCGGTGGCGCTAGGGGTTTTTGGGATAGGGCCGGAACATGGAATCGGATTTAATTTGCCACTAGTTATAGGCTTGACATTCAAACATTGGGATGTTGCGGGTTTAGCTCCGTTGTGCTTAATGTCAATGTCCGCAAGTTCCACATTTTGACATGGCGAAGAACCGCTGCAAATAAACTTGATAGCTTCTGGAAGCGCAGATGTGCCAcggatgttcttgaagctaatgTTGCTTAGTTTAACTTTGGATTCTTCCTGCATCAACACAACAATGATTCAATGATCGATTAAATATTGTCACTCTATTAGGATTTTGATAAGAATGTTATACATTTTTCTTGCATTTATTCCATGGGCAATATTGTTGATCAATTAGGATAGGGGAAGAGACATTATTCATGGTAATATCCTCAAAATGTATTTCTGATACTGCCCCACCATGCTCGCCTGGCCAAGTTTTGATTCGAGCTCCATTCGAAGTATTAGTGATGGTGCAGTTTGAGATTTTGATTCCCTCAACTGGCTCTTCATTTTGGAACTTTCCAAGACTACCGATACTTATACCATGTCCTGGTCCACAAGTTATTTCTTTTATGACCATATTTTTAGTGCCATCTCCGATAGAAATACAATCATCACCAGTTTTAATGTCAGAGGCAATAATATTGACCCCCTCTGATTTGCCCATGTGAATCCCATCTGTGTTTGGGCTCTCGTCCGGTGCCTCTATCTTCAAACGTTCGAGGGTAATGTTTTTGCAAGCAAAAACATTAATGTGGAATAGTTTACTGTCTTTGCTAGTTATGTCTTGTATCAATGCATTGGTCACAAAGTCAAACCTTATATTCTGTTTAATTTTGGAGTTAGCAAAGTCACACACGAAAAAAAGATGTtagttataattata from Gossypium hirsutum isolate 1008001.06 chromosome A04, Gossypium_hirsutum_v2.1, whole genome shotgun sequence includes:
- the LOC121227849 gene encoding polygalacturonase-like → MAPHFSIVPSMFVLLLLFISASKVQSDAFDVVAKFGAKADGKTDLSKPFLDAWKEACASVTPSTVVIPKGTYLLSKVNLEGPCKAPIEINVQGTVQAPADPSAFKDPNWVRLYSVENFKMFGGGIFDGQGSIAYEKNTCENREFRSKLPVNIRFDFVTNALIQDITSKDSKLFHINVFACKNITLERLKIEAPDESPNTDGIHMGKSEGVNIIASDIKTGDDCISIGDGTKNMVIKEITCGPGHGISIGSLGKFQNEEPVEGIKISNCTITNTSNGARIKTWPGEHGGAVSEIHFEDITMNNVSSPILIDQQYCPWNKCKKNEESKVKLSNISFKNIRGTSALPEAIKFICSGSSPCQNVELADIDIKHNGAKPATSQCLNVKPITSGKLNPIPCSGPIPKTPSATA